A region of Trichoplusia ni isolate ovarian cell line Hi5 chromosome 21, tn1, whole genome shotgun sequence DNA encodes the following proteins:
- the LOC113504072 gene encoding G-protein-signaling modulator 2: MSVSASAENLSTDAQSCDGGSMCLELALEGERLCKAGDCRAGVAFFQAAIQAGTDDLRTLSAIYSQLGNAYFYLGDYNMAMQYHKHDLTLARTMNDKLGEAKASGNLGNTLKVMGKFAEAIQCCKRHLEISRALGDKLSEGRALYNLGNVYHAQGKQLGRVGQNDPGHFPQEVRECLMQAVTYYEENLELMRSLGDRAAMGRACGNLGNTCYLLGDFARAIRYHTERLQIAREFGDKAAERRANSNLGNSHIFLGQFENAAEHYKRTLSLAEELGDAAVEAQACYSLGNTYTLLREYRAAEDYHARHLAAARALRDRVGEARACWSLGNAHAALGNHEKALYFANEHYNISKELGDVLGMATAQMNISDLRKVLGMPVEADSPPAPASDDDHAPRTPFNALRVRRQSMEQLSLIQITPDAKKREEEEAAQKKPEVVRTESEDNPESFFDLVIRCQSGRMDEQRATLAGNKENRPKPKPAASKLQRSASSGNGKPAGSNEAMLDMITDMQSERIDSQRAELQPAKKPAKETKGASLPGLRHQHTTSTKPEDDFLEMIARVQGSRLEDQRSELPRPKPDEGPKTVPDDDFFALLMRAQAGRMEDQRATIPLQDTRANKGASNAKK; the protein is encoded by the exons ATGTCTGTGAGTGCTAGCGCTGAGAACCTTTCAACTGACGCGCAG AGTTGCGATGGAGGCTCTATGTGCTTGGAACTGGCGCTGGAGGGCGAGCGGCTGTGCAAGGCTGGCGACTGCCGCGCTGGCGTGGCCTTCTTCCAGGCCGCCATCCAGGCCGGCACCGACGACCTACGGACCCTGAGCGCCATATACAGCCAACTTGGAAATGCTTACTTCTATCTTGGAGACTACAACATGGCTATGCAGTACCATAAACATGACTTAACATTAGCTAG GACCATGAATGACAAATTAGGAGAAGCAAAAGCATCGGGAAATTTAGGCAACACATTAAAAGTTATGGGCAAATTTGCTGAAGCAATCCAGTGTTGCAAGAGGCACCTCGAGATATCCCGTGCGCTTGGTGACAAGCTGAGCGAGGGCCGCGCTCTCTACAACCTGGGCAACGTCTACCACGCGCAGGGCAAGCAGCTCGGCCGCGTCGGACAGAACGACCCCGGCCACTTCCCCCAGGAAGTCCGGGAATGTCTTATGCAGGCTGTTACATATTACGA GGAAAACTTGGAGCTGATGCGCAGTCTGGGCGACCGTGCGGCAATGGGTCGCGCTTGTGGCAACCTGGGCAATACGTGCTACCTGCTGGGTGACTTCGCGCGAGCCATCCGCTATCACACGGAGCGGCTGCAAATCGCCCGCGAGTTTGGCGACAAAGCGGCCGAGAGGCGCGCCAACAGCAACCTCGGCAATTCACACATCTTTCTTGGACAGTTCGAAAACGCAGCTGAACATTACAA ACGCACGCTGTCCCTTGCGGAGGAGCTGGGCGATGCGGCTGTGGAGGCCCAGGCTTGCTACTCGCTGGGCAACACGTACACGCTGCTGCGCGAGTACCGTGCGGCTGAAGACTACCACGCGAGGCACCtggccgccgcccgcgcgctcCGCGACCGCGTCGGCGAAGCCCGCGCCTGCTGGTCGCTAGGCAACGCCCACGCAGCACTCGGCAACCATGAGAAAGCACTCTACTTTGCTAACGAACATTACAATATATCTAAAGAA CTCGGAGACGTGCTCGGGATGGCGACCGCCCAGATGAACATCAGCGACCTGCGGAAAGTTCTGGGCATGCCGGTCGAAGCGGACTCCCCGCCGGCACCCGCTTCGGACGACGACCACGCCCCCCGCACTCCCTTCAACGCGCTGCGGGTGAGGCGACAGAGCATGGAGCAATTGTCGCTTATACAG ATTACCCCGGACGCGAAGAAACGGGAAGAGGAAGAAGCGGCTCAGAAGAAGCCTGAGGTGGTGCGTACCGAATCTGAGGACAACCCTGAGTCGTTCTTTGACCTGGTGATCCGGTGCCAGTCGGGGCGGATGGACGAGCAGCGCGCCACACTCGCTGGTAACAAAGAGAACCGGCCCAAGCCGAAGCCCGCCGCGAGTAAGCTACAGCGCTCAGCCAGCAGCGGCAACGGCAAGCCTGCAGG GTCAAACGAGGCCATGCTTGACATGATCACCGACATGCAGTCGGAGCGCATCGATTCGCAGCGCGCCGAACTGCAGCCCGCCAAGAAGCCAGCCAAAGAGACCAAGGGCGCCTCGCTGCCCGGCCTGCGCCACCAGCATACCACCAGCACCAAGCCCGAAGACGACTTCTTAGAGATGATTGCGCGCGTACAG GGTTCCCGGCTGGAAGATCAACGTTCGGAATTGCCACGTCCGAAACCAGACGAGGGCCCAAAAACTGTCCCCGATGATGACTTTTTCGCTCTGTTGATGCGGGCCCAGGCCGGCCGCATGGAGGATCAACGGGCTACC atcCCGTTGCAGGATACTCGTGCCAACAAAGGTGCTTCTAACGCCAAGAAGTAA